The following are encoded in a window of Hippoglossus stenolepis isolate QCI-W04-F060 chromosome 10, HSTE1.2, whole genome shotgun sequence genomic DNA:
- the LOC124851062 gene encoding CD209 antigen-like protein E, translated as MESPQRRANECVSGAYSKFALGGPTWPNTRLVILGLGLLNAILLIVAVVIGINCAKVKESSSQVSHSAATQLISELNDLRGNHSDMLEASEDAKAELRSAIKKYAQVQVTTQQLTDSNKDYRRQVETLRVENTSLQSNVSVLGATCGRCLPNWTFRNSSCYYFSCVQSTTAKKNWHDSRQDCISRGADLAMIDNQKEQKYVTNGIRSFFGQGNWMKGSWIGITDTVKEGTWVWVNNVTEVEKRYWKDGEPNNHGPQGENCVCIVYASTNPWKTWVDAKCEEHKLNWICEMPSN; from the exons ATGGAGAGTCCACAGAGAAGAGCAAACGAATGTGTCAGCGGAGCCTATTCGAAATTTGCACTag GGGGACCCACTTGGCCCAACACTCGGCTGGTGATACTGGGTCTGGGACTGCTGAATGCTATTCTGCTGATAGTTGCTGTTGTGATTGGGATAAACT GTGCCAAAGTTAAAGAGAGCTCCTCTCAGGTCTCCCACTCAGCTGCAACACAGCTCATCAGCGAGCTGAACGATCTCAGGGGCAACCACAGCGACATGCTGGAGGCCTCAGAGGACGCCAAGGCAGAGTTAAGGAGTGCCATCAAAAAGTATGCACAAGTACAGGTGACAACTCAGCAGCTGACGGACAGCAATAAGGATTATCGGAGACAGGTTGAGACCCTGCGAGTGGAGAACACGAGTCTGCAGTCTAATGTGTCAGTTTTAG GGGCTACCTGTGGTAGATGCCTCCCGAACTGGACTTTTCGCAACTCCTCCTGCTACTATTTTTCTTGCGTCCAATCCACTACTGCTAAAAAGAACTGGCATGATAGCAGACAGGACTGTATTAGTCGGGGAGCCGACCTGGCTATGATTGACAACCAGAAGGAGCAG AAATATGTGACTAACGGCATCAGAAGTTTTTTCGGCCAGGGCAACTGGATGAAGGGATCGTGGATCGGCATCACTGACACAGTGAAAGAGGGGACATGGGTCTGGGTTAATAATGTCACTGAGGTGGAAAAACG GTACTGGAAGGATGGAGAACCAAACAACCATGGACCTCAGGGAGagaattgtgtgtgtattgtttacGCTTCCACGAATCCCTGGAAAACCTGGGTTGATGCAAAATGCGAAGAACATAAGTTAAACTGGATTTGTGAAATGCCATCAAACTAG
- the LOC118116695 gene encoding C-type lectin domain family 4 member M, translating to MAYPEMNSNQDDSTGRKSSHHDTRSKGSVSTVRLGSRSVPLYPLVIVCLGVLNTVLLLTAVVIGIYCGKVDKESAPEQMTASTLFIEVKQLQFIQSGAVQVQKETEEELEKACRSIEHLQQQIEQNKTLGDAIQRQLETLHVEQATIKSSSSDIRLNCGRCPSGWIMLNESCYFHSKSESSALKSWANSREDCIRRGGDIAVIEDYAEQVNLNEYLPKLLPFREWLRAGPGIWIGFTLQAGDTWMWVNNVTLLGEGFWIDGEPNHEGQQSKNCGAFMNMANFERTWFGAHCLANKEWLCKMGPS from the exons ATGGCATATCCAGAGATGAATTCAAATCAAGACGACAGCACAGGAAGAAAATCATCTCACCATGACACGAGAAGTAAAG gatCTGTGTCCACGGTCAGACTTGGATCCAGAAGTGTTCCACTTTATCCTCTGGTGATCGTGTGTTTAGGAGTACTGAACACGGTTCTGCTGTTAACGGCTGTTGTTATTGGGATTTACT GTGGCAAAGTCGATAAGGAATCGGCACCAGAACAAATGACAGCATCCACACTCTTCATAGAGGTGAAGCAACTTCAGTTCATTCAGAGTGGAGCTGTCCAGGTTCAAAAGGAGACCGAGGAAGAACTAGAGAAAGCATGCAGGAGCATCGAGCACCTTCAGCAACAGATAGAACAGAACAAGACCCTCGGTGATGCCATTCAGAGGCAGCTTGAGACACTACACGTGGAGCAGGCAACAATAAAATCCTCATCCTCTGATATCA GGCTAAACTGCGGACGATGCCCCTCGGGGTGGATTATGTTGAACGAATCATGCTACTTCCATTCTAAATCAGAGTCCAGTGCCTTAAAGAGCTGGGCCAACAGCAGAGAGGACTGTATCCGGCGTGGGGGCGATATTGCTGTGATTGAAGACTATGCGGAGCAG GTAAATCTCAATGAGTACCTACCAAAACTTTTACCCTTTCGTGAATGGTTGCGGGCGGGTCCGGGAATTTGGATTGGCTTTACTCTTCAAGCAGGGGACACTTGGATGTGGGTGAATAATGTGACGCTGCTGGGTGAAGG GTTCTGGATAGATGGGGAGCCCAACCACGAAGGACAACAGAGTAAGAACTGTGGAGCATTTATGAACATGGCCAACTTTGAGAGGACGTGGTTTGGAGCACATTGCCTAGCCAACAAGGAATGGTTATGTAAAATGGGACCAAGCTAG
- the LOC118116293 gene encoding serine/threonine-protein kinase Nek9 isoform X2, with product MSLADYERHYDSLNSDLGGGSVVSERSASGTFNGEEEKLHYIPIRILGRGAFGEATLYRRTEDNSLVVWKEVELNSLSEKESRDVMNEISILSILEHNNIIAYFNHFMDKNTLLIELEYCNGGNLYDKINQQKGKLFSEEVVIWYLYQIASAVAHIHKAGVLHRDIKTLNIFLTKTDLIKLGDYGLAKKLDSEFSMAETCVGTPYYMSPELCQGSKYNFKSDIWAMGCVIFEVLTLTRTFDATNPLNLCVKIVQGNWTMDVNSDVYSSALIKLVYECLDQDPAERPTSEQILDQPFISCCRKELEERVALLNSAMKKPKLSTVTETPVAVVTTRSREVYFWGGGKFTPQKMDTFKGGSSAQHVCAGESHFAVVTVEKDLYTWANVQGGGKMVGQLGHGDQASYRQPKRVEKLQGNAIRQVACGADFTACVTDEDQLYMFGSDYYGCIGVEGEMGIEVLEPVLLEFFEERPVRQVSCGDNHVVVLTQSGEVYSWGCGEYGRLGLECEDDFASPMQVKIPKGAVISSVSCGSDGTFYLTETGKVLACGNNEFNKLGLNQGISGLKNHPGEGYQGTPYITTLTLVKQLSRFTIQVISPGKTHTAVIDERGLLMTFGCNKYGQLGVKDFKKHQGVKVLVGPFGGKTVTKVSCGEGFTITATKDNQIFAWGNAGNGRLGMPADKGFGSEVCPAMPRPIFGSLHHVPDLSCCGWHTIIIMEKVLNSKTIRSNSSGLSVGLGQEASTSTVDLDIEPGAETECRDRGLGGTREANTEGSLLESPMMSMANQTGDSSCPFWLRRELEDAEFIPMPEGSELSTPDQLSSVSETVTLPYEELKELKAAAAAVSSKKELSTKRMSCDNINGMEETRVCTKGESIVCCGASREVTQLNETVACQEMRIQMLEKQVKDQQKENKRLWAAIHSSVLWEAGRDNNGNPHSDRVPGDVGGRGGAFTNHGSRSAEASM from the exons ATGTCACTGGCGGACTACGAGAGACACTACGACTCGCTGAACTCGGACCTGGGCGGCGGGTCCGTGGTCAGCGAGCGATCCGCGTCCGGCACGTTTAATggcgaggaggagaagctgcactACATCCCCATCCGGATCCTCGGGAGAGGGGCGTTTGGAGAGGCCACTCTGTACCGGAGGACCGAG GACAACTCTCTGGTGGTATGGAAGGAGGTGGAACTGAACTCGCTCTCAGAGAAGGAGAGCAGAGATGTCATGAACGAAATCAGCATCCTCTCCATCCTGGAGCACAACAACATCATCGCCTATTTCAATCACTTCATGGATAAAAACACTCTGCTCATTGAGTTGGAGTACTGCAATG GAGGAAATCTGTATGATAAAATCAACCAGCAGAAAGGGAAACTTTTCTCTGAAGAG GTGGTCATATGGTACCTGTACCAAATTGCCTCAGCGGTGGCCCACATTCACAAAGCTGGGGTATTACACAG AGACATCAAAActctgaacattttcctgacaaAGACTGACCTCATCAAGCTCGGCGACTATGGCCTCGCAAAGAAGCTCGACTCAGAGTTTTCAATGGCAGAGACT TGTGTGGGAACTCCATATTACATGTCTCCTGAATTGTGCCAGGGATCAAAGTACAACTTCAAATCAGACATCTGGGCGATGGGTTGCGTAATTTTTGAAGTCTTAACTCTTACAAGAACCTTTGATGCAACG AACCCTCTGAACCTCTGTGTGAAAATAGTGCAGGGCAACTGGACGATGGATGTGAACTCAGATGTTTATTCGTCTGCATTGATCAAGCTGGTGTACGAGTGCCTCGATCAA GATCCTGCAGAGAGGCCTACATCTGAGCAGATTCTGGACCAGCCGTTTATCTCTTGCTGCCGAAA GGAGCTGGAAGAGCGAGTAGCCCTGCTGAATTCAGCGATGAAGAAACCCAA GCTCAGTACAGTGACCGAAACCCCTGTTGCCGTGGTGACCACACGTTCAAGGGAGGTGTACTTCTGGGGTGGAGGGAAGTTCACCCCCCAGAAAATGGACACATTTAAAGGAGGCAGCAGTGcccagcatgtgtgtgcaggagagagTCACTTTGCAGTTGTGACAGTGGAAAAGGACTTGTACACCTGGGCT AATGTGCAAGGCGGAGGCAAGATGGTGGGCCAACTGGGGCATGGAGACCAGGCCTCATATCGGCAGCCTAAGAGGGTGGAGAAGCTCCAGGGGAATGCCATCCGACAGGTGGCGTGTGGGGCTGACTTCACTGCCTGTGTCACCG ATGAGGACCAATTGTACATGTTTGGGTCAGACTATTATGGCTGCATTGGAGTGGAGGGCGAGATGGGAATTGAGGTTTTGGAGCCGGTGCTTTTGGAGTTTTTTGAGGAGCGGCCTGTCCGTCAGGTTTCGTGTGGGGACAACCATGTGGTGGTGCTGACTCAGAGCGGGGAAGTCTACTCCTGGGGCTGTGGAGAGTATG ggcGACTGGGTCTGGAATGCGAGGATGATTTCGCTTCTCCTATGCAA GTGAAGATCCCAAAAGGTGCCGTCATCTCTTCAGTGTCATGTGGCAGCGATGGAACCTTCTATTTGACAGAAACTGGCAAAGTCCTGGCATGTGGAAACAATGAATTCAACAAGCTGGGTCTGAACCAGGGAATCTCCGGTCTGAAAAACCACCCCGGGGAG GGTTACCAGGGCACCCCGTACATCACCACACTGACCTTGGTAAAGCAGCTGTCGCGATTCACCATCCAGGTCATTTCTCCAGGGAAGACCCATACAGCTGTGATTGATG AACGTGGTCTTCTGATGACCTTTGGTTGCAACAAGTATGGACAGCTGGGTGTGAAGGACTTCAAGAAGCACCAGGGAGTCAAAGTCCTTGTTGGGCCCTTTGGAGGGAAGACAGTGACTAAAGTGTCCTGTGGAGAGGGATTCACCATTACAGCCACTAAGG aCAATCAAATCTTTGCATGGGGAAACGCGGGAAACGGGCGACTTGGGATGCCTGCTGATAAGGGATTCGGTTCAGAGGTGTGTCCTGCCATGCCAAGGCCCATCTTTGGTTCCCTCCATCATGTACCGGACCTCTCTTGTTGTGGCTGGCACACCATTATCATAATGG AGAAAGTGCTGAACTCCAAGACTATTCGCTCCAACAGCAGTGGACTATCAGTTG ggcTGGGTCAGGAGGCGTCTACATCCACAGTTGATCTGGACATAGAGCCTGGCGCAGAGACGGAGTGTCGCGACAGGGGTCTTGGGGGAACACGGGAGGCAAATACAGAGGGGTCCCTCTTGGAGAGCCCAATGATGTCAATGGCAAATCAGACTGGGGACAGCTCCTGCCCATTCTGGCTCAGAAGG GAGCTTGAGGATGCAGAGTTCATCCCGATGCCGGAAGGCTCTGAGCTGTCCACTCCTGACCAGCTCTCTTCTGTCTCAGAAACCGTCACTCTACCTTATGAGGAGCTGAAAGAGCTgaaggctgcagcagcagctgtcagcAGTAAGAAAGAACTCTCG ACTAAACGAATGAGCTGTGATAACATCAATGGAATGGAGGAGACTCGTGTCTGCACAAAAGGAGAATCGATTGTATGCTGCGGTGCTAGTAGGGAAGTCACACAG ctgaatGAGACAGTCGCTTGTCAAGAGATGAGGATCCAGATGCTGGAGAAGCAG GTCAAAGACCAGCAGAAGGAGAATAAGAGGCTCTGGGCGGCAATTCATTCTTCAGTTCTATGGGAAGCGGGACGGGACAATAATGGAAACCCTCACTCCGATCGTGTGCCTGGGGATGTAGGAGGAAGGGGAGGCGCATTCACAAACCACGGGAGCAGATCTGCAGAGGCCAGCATGTGA
- the LOC118116293 gene encoding serine/threonine-protein kinase Nek9 isoform X1, producing the protein MSLADYERHYDSLNSDLGGGSVVSERSASGTFNGEEEKLHYIPIRILGRGAFGEATLYRRTEDNSLVVWKEVELNSLSEKESRDVMNEISILSILEHNNIIAYFNHFMDKNTLLIELEYCNGGNLYDKINQQKGKLFSEEVVIWYLYQIASAVAHIHKAGVLHRDIKTLNIFLTKTDLIKLGDYGLAKKLDSEFSMAETCVGTPYYMSPELCQGSKYNFKSDIWAMGCVIFEVLTLTRTFDATNPLNLCVKIVQGNWTMDVNSDVYSSALIKLVYECLDQDPAERPTSEQILDQPFISCCRKELEERVALLNSAMKKPKLSTVTETPVAVVTTRSREVYFWGGGKFTPQKMDTFKGGSSAQHVCAGESHFAVVTVEKDLYTWANVQGGGKMVGQLGHGDQASYRQPKRVEKLQGNAIRQVACGADFTACVTDEDQLYMFGSDYYGCIGVEGEMGIEVLEPVLLEFFEERPVRQVSCGDNHVVVLTQSGEVYSWGCGEYGRLGLECEDDFASPMQVKIPKGAVISSVSCGSDGTFYLTETGKVLACGNNEFNKLGLNQGISGLKNHPGEGYQGTPYITTLTLVKQLSRFTIQVISPGKTHTAVIDERGLLMTFGCNKYGQLGVKDFKKHQGVKVLVGPFGGKTVTKVSCGEGFTITATKDNQIFAWGNAGNGRLGMPADKGFGSEVCPAMPRPIFGSLHHVPDLSCCGWHTIIIMEKVLNSKTIRSNSSGLSVGNWLGQEASTSTVDLDIEPGAETECRDRGLGGTREANTEGSLLESPMMSMANQTGDSSCPFWLRRELEDAEFIPMPEGSELSTPDQLSSVSETVTLPYEELKELKAAAAAVSSKKELSTKRMSCDNINGMEETRVCTKGESIVCCGASREVTQLNETVACQEMRIQMLEKQVKDQQKENKRLWAAIHSSVLWEAGRDNNGNPHSDRVPGDVGGRGGAFTNHGSRSAEASM; encoded by the exons ATGTCACTGGCGGACTACGAGAGACACTACGACTCGCTGAACTCGGACCTGGGCGGCGGGTCCGTGGTCAGCGAGCGATCCGCGTCCGGCACGTTTAATggcgaggaggagaagctgcactACATCCCCATCCGGATCCTCGGGAGAGGGGCGTTTGGAGAGGCCACTCTGTACCGGAGGACCGAG GACAACTCTCTGGTGGTATGGAAGGAGGTGGAACTGAACTCGCTCTCAGAGAAGGAGAGCAGAGATGTCATGAACGAAATCAGCATCCTCTCCATCCTGGAGCACAACAACATCATCGCCTATTTCAATCACTTCATGGATAAAAACACTCTGCTCATTGAGTTGGAGTACTGCAATG GAGGAAATCTGTATGATAAAATCAACCAGCAGAAAGGGAAACTTTTCTCTGAAGAG GTGGTCATATGGTACCTGTACCAAATTGCCTCAGCGGTGGCCCACATTCACAAAGCTGGGGTATTACACAG AGACATCAAAActctgaacattttcctgacaaAGACTGACCTCATCAAGCTCGGCGACTATGGCCTCGCAAAGAAGCTCGACTCAGAGTTTTCAATGGCAGAGACT TGTGTGGGAACTCCATATTACATGTCTCCTGAATTGTGCCAGGGATCAAAGTACAACTTCAAATCAGACATCTGGGCGATGGGTTGCGTAATTTTTGAAGTCTTAACTCTTACAAGAACCTTTGATGCAACG AACCCTCTGAACCTCTGTGTGAAAATAGTGCAGGGCAACTGGACGATGGATGTGAACTCAGATGTTTATTCGTCTGCATTGATCAAGCTGGTGTACGAGTGCCTCGATCAA GATCCTGCAGAGAGGCCTACATCTGAGCAGATTCTGGACCAGCCGTTTATCTCTTGCTGCCGAAA GGAGCTGGAAGAGCGAGTAGCCCTGCTGAATTCAGCGATGAAGAAACCCAA GCTCAGTACAGTGACCGAAACCCCTGTTGCCGTGGTGACCACACGTTCAAGGGAGGTGTACTTCTGGGGTGGAGGGAAGTTCACCCCCCAGAAAATGGACACATTTAAAGGAGGCAGCAGTGcccagcatgtgtgtgcaggagagagTCACTTTGCAGTTGTGACAGTGGAAAAGGACTTGTACACCTGGGCT AATGTGCAAGGCGGAGGCAAGATGGTGGGCCAACTGGGGCATGGAGACCAGGCCTCATATCGGCAGCCTAAGAGGGTGGAGAAGCTCCAGGGGAATGCCATCCGACAGGTGGCGTGTGGGGCTGACTTCACTGCCTGTGTCACCG ATGAGGACCAATTGTACATGTTTGGGTCAGACTATTATGGCTGCATTGGAGTGGAGGGCGAGATGGGAATTGAGGTTTTGGAGCCGGTGCTTTTGGAGTTTTTTGAGGAGCGGCCTGTCCGTCAGGTTTCGTGTGGGGACAACCATGTGGTGGTGCTGACTCAGAGCGGGGAAGTCTACTCCTGGGGCTGTGGAGAGTATG ggcGACTGGGTCTGGAATGCGAGGATGATTTCGCTTCTCCTATGCAA GTGAAGATCCCAAAAGGTGCCGTCATCTCTTCAGTGTCATGTGGCAGCGATGGAACCTTCTATTTGACAGAAACTGGCAAAGTCCTGGCATGTGGAAACAATGAATTCAACAAGCTGGGTCTGAACCAGGGAATCTCCGGTCTGAAAAACCACCCCGGGGAG GGTTACCAGGGCACCCCGTACATCACCACACTGACCTTGGTAAAGCAGCTGTCGCGATTCACCATCCAGGTCATTTCTCCAGGGAAGACCCATACAGCTGTGATTGATG AACGTGGTCTTCTGATGACCTTTGGTTGCAACAAGTATGGACAGCTGGGTGTGAAGGACTTCAAGAAGCACCAGGGAGTCAAAGTCCTTGTTGGGCCCTTTGGAGGGAAGACAGTGACTAAAGTGTCCTGTGGAGAGGGATTCACCATTACAGCCACTAAGG aCAATCAAATCTTTGCATGGGGAAACGCGGGAAACGGGCGACTTGGGATGCCTGCTGATAAGGGATTCGGTTCAGAGGTGTGTCCTGCCATGCCAAGGCCCATCTTTGGTTCCCTCCATCATGTACCGGACCTCTCTTGTTGTGGCTGGCACACCATTATCATAATGG AGAAAGTGCTGAACTCCAAGACTATTCGCTCCAACAGCAGTGGACTATCAGTTGGTAAtt ggcTGGGTCAGGAGGCGTCTACATCCACAGTTGATCTGGACATAGAGCCTGGCGCAGAGACGGAGTGTCGCGACAGGGGTCTTGGGGGAACACGGGAGGCAAATACAGAGGGGTCCCTCTTGGAGAGCCCAATGATGTCAATGGCAAATCAGACTGGGGACAGCTCCTGCCCATTCTGGCTCAGAAGG GAGCTTGAGGATGCAGAGTTCATCCCGATGCCGGAAGGCTCTGAGCTGTCCACTCCTGACCAGCTCTCTTCTGTCTCAGAAACCGTCACTCTACCTTATGAGGAGCTGAAAGAGCTgaaggctgcagcagcagctgtcagcAGTAAGAAAGAACTCTCG ACTAAACGAATGAGCTGTGATAACATCAATGGAATGGAGGAGACTCGTGTCTGCACAAAAGGAGAATCGATTGTATGCTGCGGTGCTAGTAGGGAAGTCACACAG ctgaatGAGACAGTCGCTTGTCAAGAGATGAGGATCCAGATGCTGGAGAAGCAG GTCAAAGACCAGCAGAAGGAGAATAAGAGGCTCTGGGCGGCAATTCATTCTTCAGTTCTATGGGAAGCGGGACGGGACAATAATGGAAACCCTCACTCCGATCGTGTGCCTGGGGATGTAGGAGGAAGGGGAGGCGCATTCACAAACCACGGGAGCAGATCTGCAGAGGCCAGCATGTGA